GTGAAAAGTGAAGAATTAAGAATTAAAAATTAAAAGTGAAGAATTAAGAATTGGGAATTAAAGGTGAACCATATTTATTAAATCAAATGAAATAATGGCAACAATCTGGATTATATTTATTACAATTGCGGTGGCCGGATGGATCGTACAGGGTACGCTGCAGAGCCGATTCAAGAAGTATTCAAAAATTCCCTTACGCAACGGGATGACGGGGAAGGAGGTGGCGGAAAAGATGCTGCACGACAACGGGATCTACGATGTACAGGTGATCTCCGTGAGAGGGCGGCTGACAGACCACTATAACCCGTTGAATAAAACCATCAATTTGAGTGAACCGGTATATGGATCTTATAGCGTGGCGGCTGCCGCAGTGGCAGCCCATGAAACGGGACACGCCGTCCAGCACGCGAAAGGATATGCACCCTTGAAAATGCGTTCGGCACTGGTGCCGGTGATTTCGTCTACCTCCAAATGGGTCATGTGGGTGATCCTGGCCGGTATTATCCTGATCCAGACCTTCCCCATGCTTCTCTGGTTCGGAATTGCAATGTTTGCACTTTCCACACTCTTCAGTTTTATCACACTGCCGGTGGAAAAGAATGCTACCAACCGTGCTCTCCGTTGGCTCAGCAGCGCCGGTATTACCGATGCAAGTAACCACAATCAGGCGGTAGATGCCCTTCGCTGGGCCGGATACACTTATGTGGTGGCAGCACTCAGTTCCCTTGCTACATTACTTTACTACATCATGATTGCTATGAGCAGAAGATGATCCATAGTTAAATAATTTTATTTTGGTAGTTCTATAGGAACTTCCATCAAAAGGATTTCTGAATCCTCCAATGCTTCAAGAGGGAAGTGGTTGGTATCCCAAATACCATAACCATCCCTCTTGTCCAGTATTTGATCGCCCACTTTGGCTTTTCCCCGGATGACGAAAATATAGACGCCGTTCCCCGGTTTTTTGAGATTGTATCCTTTTGACACACCACTGTCGAAATGAGCCAGGTGAAACCATGCGTCCTGATGGATCCACAATCCTTCATCTTCTTTGTAGGGAGAGATGATCTGTTGGAAATCATTGGGTTTTGCAGAATCGGCGATATGCATTTGCTCGTACCTTGGCGTGATGCCTTTCTCACGAGGGAAGACCCATATCTGTAACAGTTCCACAGGCCGGTCGCTGTTCGCATTGAACTCGCTGTGGGTTACTCCTGTACCGGCAGACATCACCTGTATATCCCCATTGCGGATCACACCGCCGTTACCCATGCTGTCCCTATGTTCCAAATCGCCTTCCAGCGGTATGGTAATAATTTCCATGTCGTTGTGGGGATGGGTGCCGAAACCTCCTCCCCCTTCTATATAGTCGTCATTGATTACCCGAAGCACACCGAAATGCATCCTCGCACGATTGTAATAATTGGCAAAACTAAATGTATGTGCAGATCTTAGCCAGCCGTGATTGGCGTATCCCCGGGAGGAAGCCGAATGATAAATAGTTTTCATAATTAATTCTGGTTGATTGATATTATTTATGGAATAACAGCT
This window of the Proteiniphilum saccharofermentans genome carries:
- a CDS encoding zinc metallopeptidase; this translates as MATIWIIFITIAVAGWIVQGTLQSRFKKYSKIPLRNGMTGKEVAEKMLHDNGIYDVQVISVRGRLTDHYNPLNKTINLSEPVYGSYSVAAAAVAAHETGHAVQHAKGYAPLKMRSALVPVISSTSKWVMWVILAGIILIQTFPMLLWFGIAMFALSTLFSFITLPVEKNATNRALRWLSSAGITDASNHNQAVDALRWAGYTYVVAALSSLATLLYYIMIAMSRR
- a CDS encoding pirin family protein — encoded protein: MKTIYHSASSRGYANHGWLRSAHTFSFANYYNRARMHFGVLRVINDDYIEGGGGFGTHPHNDMEIITIPLEGDLEHRDSMGNGGVIRNGDIQVMSAGTGVTHSEFNANSDRPVELLQIWVFPREKGITPRYEQMHIADSAKPNDFQQIISPYKEDEGLWIHQDAWFHLAHFDSGVSKGYNLKKPGNGVYIFVIRGKAKVGDQILDKRDGYGIWDTNHFPLEALEDSEILLMEVPIELPK